A region from the Polaribacter sp. Hel1_33_78 genome encodes:
- the rpiB gene encoding ribose 5-phosphate isomerase B: protein MTIAIGNDHAGTLYKFEIIKHLEEKGYKVLNFGTDTNDSMDYPDAIHPTADAVETGKAKLGIILCGSGNGAQMTANKHQGIRAALCWNNELVALTRQHNNANVLTIPARFVSLQQAIGFVDIFLSTEFEGGRHGTRVNKISCAG, encoded by the coding sequence ATGACAATTGCCATTGGTAACGACCACGCAGGAACTTTATATAAATTCGAAATTATAAAACATTTAGAAGAAAAAGGGTATAAAGTTTTAAATTTTGGAACGGATACAAATGATTCTATGGATTATCCAGATGCGATTCATCCAACTGCAGATGCTGTAGAAACTGGTAAAGCTAAATTAGGTATTATTCTTTGCGGAAGCGGAAACGGTGCGCAAATGACAGCAAACAAACACCAAGGAATAAGAGCTGCACTTTGTTGGAACAACGAATTAGTTGCATTAACAAGACAACATAATAATGCAAATGTTCTAACAATTCCTGCTCGTTTTGTTTCTTTACAACAAGCTATTGGTTTTGTGGATATTTTTCTTTCAACAGAATTTGAAGGTGGAAGACATGGAACAAGAGTTAATAAAATTTCTTGTGCTGGTTAA
- a CDS encoding pseudouridine synthase — protein sequence MKKHRHFIIHKPWGMISQFVNPAKRKKKLLGELYDFPEGTMAIGRLDVASEGLLFLTTDGKVSEEIRSSKYEKEYYVQVDGLINQEAIEKLKTGVEIGFDGKKYMTKPGKASIVKNPKFPLRSQKIRDARHGPTSWVAIIIREGKFRQVRKMTAAVGFPTLRLIRVRIDKIKLDDLAVGGVLEVDYFI from the coding sequence ATAAAAAAACACCGCCATTTTATAATTCACAAACCTTGGGGAATGATTTCTCAATTTGTAAATCCCGCAAAGCGGAAGAAAAAATTATTAGGAGAATTATATGATTTTCCTGAAGGAACCATGGCAATTGGTCGTTTAGATGTTGCATCAGAAGGACTACTTTTTTTAACTACGGATGGTAAAGTTTCCGAAGAAATTAGAAGTAGTAAATATGAAAAAGAATATTACGTACAAGTTGATGGGCTTATAAATCAAGAAGCTATAGAGAAACTAAAAACTGGTGTAGAAATTGGTTTTGATGGAAAAAAATATATGACAAAACCGGGTAAGGCTTCTATAGTTAAGAATCCAAAATTTCCGTTAAGAAGTCAAAAAATTAGAGATGCAAGACATGGACCTACTAGCTGGGTTGCTATTATCATTAGAGAAGGAAAATTTAGACAAGTTCGAAAAATGACTGCTGCTGTTGGTTTTCCAACATTACGTTTAATTCGTGTTAGAATTGATAAAATAAAATTAGATGACCTAGCAGTAGGTGGAGTTCTTGAGGTTGACTATTTTATCTAA
- a CDS encoding NAD(P)H-dependent glycerol-3-phosphate dehydrogenase: protein MSEHHKIAVLGGGSWATAIVKMLIENTETVGWYMRSAPAIAYIKENHHNPKYLRSAELDPKHLDLSNDINYMITNYSVLIFAIPSAFLTSELDKLNESLENKTIFSAIKGIVPETGLIVGEHFHKKYNIPLENIGVITGPCHAEEVAMERLSYLTIACQDENKAKIMADSLNSWYINTKISDDIIGTEYAAVLKNIYAIAAGIAHGLGYGDNFQAVLMSNAIREMKRFIKKVHKMKRNINDSAYLGDLLVTGYSTFSRNRQFGNMIGKGYTVKSAQLEMSMIAEGYYATKSAFNIKEEKGTKTPIIDAVYNVLYAERDPKKEFKKLTNKLD, encoded by the coding sequence ATGAGTGAACATCATAAGATTGCAGTATTAGGTGGAGGAAGTTGGGCAACAGCAATTGTTAAAATGTTGATAGAAAATACAGAAACTGTTGGGTGGTATATGAGAAGCGCCCCGGCAATAGCTTATATTAAAGAAAATCATCACAATCCAAAATATTTACGTTCTGCCGAGTTAGATCCAAAACACTTAGATTTATCTAACGACATTAATTATATGATTACTAATTATAGTGTTTTAATTTTTGCAATTCCTTCCGCTTTTTTAACAAGTGAATTAGATAAATTAAACGAATCTTTAGAAAACAAAACTATTTTTTCTGCTATTAAAGGCATCGTTCCGGAAACAGGTTTAATTGTTGGTGAGCACTTTCATAAAAAATACAATATTCCTCTAGAAAATATTGGTGTAATTACAGGTCCTTGTCATGCAGAAGAGGTTGCAATGGAGCGTTTATCATACTTAACAATTGCGTGTCAAGATGAAAATAAAGCCAAAATAATGGCAGACTCTTTAAATAGTTGGTACATAAACACCAAGATTTCTGATGATATTATTGGTACAGAATACGCTGCAGTGTTAAAAAATATTTATGCAATTGCTGCTGGTATTGCTCATGGCTTAGGTTATGGAGATAATTTCCAAGCCGTCTTAATGAGTAATGCAATTCGTGAAATGAAACGCTTTATAAAAAAAGTACATAAAATGAAACGTAATATTAATGATTCTGCTTATTTAGGTGATTTATTAGTAACTGGGTATTCAACATTTAGCAGAAATAGACAGTTTGGAAATATGATTGGTAAAGGATACACGGTTAAATCTGCTCAATTAGAAATGAGTATGATTGCTGAGGGCTATTATGCAACTAAAAGCGCTTTTAATATTAAAGAAGAGAAAGGAACAAAAACACCAATTATAGATGCGGTTTATAATGTTTTATATGCCGAAAGAGATCCTAAAAAAGAATTTAAAAAGTTGACAAATAAGTTGGATTAA
- a CDS encoding aldose 1-epimerase — MISKVFLKNKNSEVIIDLGELVSFQKENQEYIHQKGNKGWRNSDDEMFPIIGPTSKNNFRVHTKKGDAIQDQHGLLRELDYTLIASNKNSANFIKKYKKNTPIKNSKFPIKSSEENLHWPFDFSFEKNFRLENNILKIDFIINSEKGMPFMLGYHPAFLLSNSGKETLESKDLKITLEDIFKAGSNAFPVINSDKIVLKNKNKKDLEISTQGFDNFMLWTEVNNMLCIEPITQYTSYTDQKFSEDNMSLSEGKNKFSVEIKVL; from the coding sequence ATGATTTCTAAAGTTTTCTTAAAAAACAAAAATAGTGAAGTTATAATTGATTTAGGTGAGCTAGTAAGTTTTCAAAAAGAAAATCAAGAATACATTCATCAAAAAGGAAATAAGGGTTGGCGGAATTCTGACGATGAAATGTTTCCTATTATTGGGCCAACTTCTAAAAATAATTTTAGGGTTCATACCAAAAAAGGTGATGCAATTCAAGATCAACATGGTTTATTACGTGAACTCGATTATACTTTAATAGCTAGTAATAAAAACAGTGCTAATTTCATTAAAAAGTATAAAAAAAATACACCCATTAAAAATAGTAAATTTCCAATAAAATCTTCTGAAGAAAATTTACATTGGCCTTTTGACTTTTCTTTTGAAAAGAATTTTAGGTTGGAAAATAATATTTTAAAAATTGATTTTATAATCAATTCTGAAAAAGGAATGCCTTTTATGTTAGGGTACCATCCCGCTTTTTTACTCTCTAACTCTGGCAAAGAAACTTTAGAATCTAAAGATTTAAAAATTACATTAGAGGATATTTTTAAGGCGGGTTCAAATGCTTTTCCAGTAATAAATTCTGATAAAATTGTATTAAAAAATAAAAATAAAAAAGATTTAGAAATTTCTACCCAAGGTTTTGATAATTTTATGCTTTGGACAGAGGTTAACAACATGCTTTGTATTGAACCAATTACACAATATACTTCTTATACAGATCAAAAATTCTCTGAAGATAATATGAGTTTATCCGAAGGAAAAAATAAATTTTCTGTAGAAATTAAAGTCTTATAA
- a CDS encoding GNAT family N-acetyltransferase — translation MNFVTKSFSELTTTELYKILQLRSEVFVVEQDCVYQDLDFKDQKSLHVFGFKNDNIIAYTRIFKPGDYFDNASIGRVVVADTERKLGYGHDVIKASINAIKTHFNVDEITISAQKYLKYFYESHNFIQVGEEYLEDGIPHIRMDRN, via the coding sequence ATGAATTTCGTTACAAAATCCTTTTCAGAATTAACAACAACAGAACTCTATAAAATTCTTCAATTACGTTCTGAAGTTTTTGTAGTTGAGCAAGATTGTGTGTATCAGGATTTAGATTTTAAAGATCAAAAATCGTTACATGTTTTTGGTTTTAAAAATGATAACATTATTGCTTATACAAGAATTTTTAAACCGGGGGACTATTTTGATAATGCAAGTATAGGTAGAGTAGTCGTTGCTGATACTGAACGTAAATTAGGTTACGGTCATGATGTTATAAAAGCTTCTATAAATGCTATAAAAACTCATTTTAATGTTGATGAAATTACTATTTCTGCTCAAAAATATTTAAAATATTTTTATGAATCTCATAACTTTATTCAAGTAGGAGAGGAGTATTTAGAGGACGGCATTCCACATATAAGAATGGATAGAAATTAA
- a CDS encoding MFS transporter: MAKNDPYAALRIKEFNIFLLVRFLLVFGWSMQFIVIEWQVYSLTKDPLSLGIIGLMEIIPAFSMALFAGHIVDQKEKRNLLAICTGAFSLISLGLFLLTSKNIVGSWSTNSILYSIYGLVFFGGFLRSFFGPTIFSLVALIVPKKIYHNAATWSTSTWKTASVSGALFGGFLISWIGVDKTLCLVFILVILSLIILFQIKKQPILNTKIGEPIMQSLKVGVQFVFQNKAILGTLSLDMIAVLFGGTVAILSVFAQDILKVGPEGFGVLNASISMGSILTMFLTTYIPINRNTGKKMLISVFIFGVSIIAFGLSSIFLVSILALFISGAADGISMVIRQTILQLKTPDEMRGRVSSVNSMFVGSSNELGAFESGLAAKILGPVVAVVFGGSMTLITVIATGALSPTIRNLDLTEDIKKHEKEE; the protein is encoded by the coding sequence ATGGCTAAAAACGATCCGTATGCAGCCTTAAGAATAAAGGAATTTAATATTTTTTTATTGGTAAGATTTCTATTAGTATTTGGTTGGTCTATGCAATTTATTGTAATCGAATGGCAAGTCTATAGCCTCACAAAAGACCCATTATCACTAGGTATCATAGGTTTAATGGAAATTATTCCTGCTTTTTCTATGGCGTTATTTGCAGGTCACATTGTAGATCAAAAAGAAAAAAGAAATTTGTTAGCAATTTGTACTGGTGCTTTTTCATTAATTAGTCTAGGGTTATTTTTATTAACCTCTAAGAACATTGTTGGTAGTTGGTCTACAAATTCAATTCTTTATTCAATTTATGGTTTGGTTTTCTTTGGTGGCTTTTTACGTTCATTTTTTGGGCCTACAATTTTCTCTTTAGTGGCTTTAATTGTGCCTAAAAAAATATACCATAATGCAGCAACATGGAGTACAAGTACATGGAAAACAGCCTCAGTTTCAGGAGCGCTTTTTGGTGGTTTTTTAATTAGTTGGATAGGTGTTGACAAGACCCTATGTTTAGTTTTTATTCTTGTAATTTTATCACTTATTATTCTTTTTCAAATTAAAAAGCAGCCTATTTTAAACACAAAAATTGGTGAGCCAATTATGCAAAGCTTAAAAGTTGGCGTGCAATTTGTATTTCAAAATAAAGCAATTTTAGGAACTTTATCGTTAGATATGATTGCTGTTTTATTTGGAGGAACTGTTGCAATTTTATCAGTATTTGCTCAAGATATTTTAAAAGTTGGCCCTGAAGGTTTCGGTGTTTTAAATGCATCCATTTCTATGGGAAGTATCCTTACTATGTTTTTAACAACTTACATTCCAATTAATAGAAATACAGGGAAAAAGATGCTGATTTCTGTTTTCATTTTTGGAGTAAGTATTATTGCCTTTGGATTGTCATCTATTTTTTTGGTAAGTATTTTAGCGCTATTTATAAGTGGTGCAGCAGACGGAATTTCTATGGTAATTCGTCAAACGATTCTACAATTAAAAACGCCTGATGAAATGAGGGGTAGAGTTTCTTCTGTAAATTCAATGTTTGTTGGTTCTTCTAATGAATTAGGTGCCTTTGAAAGTGGTTTAGCTGCTAAAATATTAGGCCCTGTTGTAGCAGTAGTTTTTGGCGGATCCATGACTTTAATTACGGTAATTGCTACTGGAGCCCTAAGTCCAACGATAAGAAACTTAGATTTAACGGAAGATATTAAAAAACATGAAAAAGAAGAGTAA
- the dut gene encoding dUTP diphosphatase, with amino-acid sequence MNVQIINKSKHATPIYETDGAAGMDLRANISESILLKPLERTIVKTGLFIALPAGFEAQVRPRSGLAAKKGITVLNSPGTVDADYRGEIGVILVNLSNEVFEVNDGERVAQLVIAKHERVTWKEVEVLNETERGSGGFGSTGV; translated from the coding sequence ATGAACGTACAAATTATAAATAAATCTAAACACGCAACTCCTATTTATGAAACTGATGGGGCCGCTGGAATGGATTTAAGAGCGAATATTAGTGAGTCTATTCTTCTTAAACCTTTAGAAAGAACCATTGTAAAAACAGGATTATTTATAGCTTTACCTGCTGGTTTTGAAGCACAAGTAAGACCTAGAAGTGGTTTGGCCGCTAAAAAAGGAATTACTGTTTTAAATTCTCCAGGAACTGTAGATGCTGATTACAGAGGTGAAATTGGGGTAATTCTAGTTAATTTATCAAATGAAGTATTTGAAGTTAATGATGGCGAAAGAGTTGCACAATTAGTGATTGCAAAACATGAACGTGTAACTTGGAAAGAAGTTGAGGTTTTAAATGAAACTGAACGTGGTTCTGGAGGTTTTGGAAGTACCGGTGTTTAA
- the recA gene encoding recombinase RecA, which yields MAADKEKLAKLKALQLTLDKLDKTYGKGAVMKLGDVVTEDIDAISSGSLGLDLALGVGGYPRGRVIEIYGPESSGKTTLTLHAIAEAQKAGGIAAFIDAEHAFDKFYAQNLGVDIDNLIISQPDHGEQALEIAENLIRSGAIDIVVIDSVAALTPKAEIEGEMGDSKMGLHARLMSQALRKLTGTISKTKCTVIFINQLREKIGVMFGNPETTTGGNALKFYASVRLDIRRRTQIKDGDRVIGNSTKVKIVKNKVAPPFQITEFDIMYGQGISKVGEILDIGVELGIVKKSGSWFSYGETKLGQGRDAVKGLIKDNPELAEELEGKIKEAIDNQD from the coding sequence ATGGCAGCAGATAAAGAAAAACTAGCAAAACTAAAAGCATTACAACTTACCTTAGATAAGTTAGATAAAACTTACGGAAAAGGTGCTGTAATGAAGCTTGGTGACGTAGTTACTGAAGATATAGATGCAATTTCATCTGGCTCTTTAGGTTTAGATTTAGCATTAGGAGTTGGTGGTTATCCAAGAGGAAGGGTTATCGAAATTTACGGTCCAGAATCTTCTGGTAAAACTACATTAACATTACATGCAATTGCAGAAGCTCAAAAAGCAGGCGGAATTGCTGCTTTTATTGATGCAGAGCATGCATTTGATAAATTTTACGCACAAAATTTAGGTGTAGATATAGATAATTTAATTATTTCTCAACCAGATCACGGTGAGCAAGCTTTAGAAATTGCAGAAAACTTAATTCGTTCTGGTGCAATAGATATCGTTGTAATAGATTCTGTGGCAGCTTTAACGCCAAAAGCCGAAATTGAAGGTGAAATGGGAGATTCTAAAATGGGTCTTCACGCACGTTTAATGTCGCAAGCATTGCGTAAATTAACAGGTACTATCTCTAAAACAAAGTGTACTGTTATTTTTATCAATCAATTAAGAGAAAAAATAGGAGTAATGTTTGGGAACCCGGAGACTACAACTGGTGGAAATGCATTAAAATTTTATGCTTCTGTGCGTTTAGATATAAGAAGGAGAACACAAATTAAAGATGGAGACAGAGTTATTGGAAACAGTACGAAAGTTAAAATCGTTAAAAATAAAGTTGCACCACCTTTCCAAATTACAGAATTTGATATTATGTACGGACAAGGAATTTCTAAAGTTGGAGAGATTTTAGATATTGGTGTAGAATTAGGTATCGTAAAGAAAAGTGGCTCTTGGTTTAGTTATGGTGAAACGAAATTAGGCCAAGGTAGAGATGCTGTAAAGGGATTGATTAAAGACAATCCAGAACTAGCAGAAGAATTAGAAGGAAAAATAAAAGAAGCTATTGATAATCAAGATTAA
- a CDS encoding GNAT family N-acetyltransferase, whose amino-acid sequence MIKVTENIQLKKVLNSDAETLFKLMKEIYPPAYSHFWIDKGDWYINTHYAKENILRELLEENSDNYFIIFKDSIIGNFRIIWDEKLTGLTHEKQVKLHRVYLHQKTQGNGIGKKLMAWLENKAKQKSYEIIWLDAMNEQQQSFQFYKKLGYKYHSHIFLPFNLLHEAVRKMNQLYKVI is encoded by the coding sequence ATGATTAAAGTAACAGAAAACATACAATTAAAGAAAGTATTGAATTCAGATGCTGAGACTCTTTTTAAATTGATGAAGGAAATTTACCCTCCAGCTTACAGTCATTTTTGGATTGATAAAGGAGATTGGTACATAAACACTCACTACGCTAAAGAAAATATTTTAAGAGAGTTATTAGAAGAAAACTCAGATAATTATTTTATTATTTTTAAGGACAGTATTATTGGAAATTTTAGAATAATATGGGATGAGAAACTAACTGGTTTAACCCATGAAAAACAAGTAAAATTGCACAGAGTATATCTACACCAAAAAACACAAGGAAATGGAATTGGTAAAAAACTTATGGCTTGGTTAGAAAATAAAGCAAAACAAAAAAGTTATGAAATTATTTGGTTAGACGCAATGAATGAGCAACAGCAATCTTTTCAGTTTTATAAAAAACTAGGTTATAAATATCATTCTCACATTTTTTTACCTTTTAATTTATTACATGAAGCAGTTAGAAAAATGAATCAATTGTATAAAGTAATTTAA